One region of Daphnia pulicaria isolate SC F1-1A chromosome 7, SC_F0-13Bv2, whole genome shotgun sequence genomic DNA includes:
- the LOC124350011 gene encoding uncharacterized protein LOC124350011: protein MAFSTSASIALFLVATICCSIVNAAKLRPALPSSVVDRQSKQIYVAPHQFYNYYQPYQYQMLLPTAAGETDSKSTPGDSELGALEGRQNLPLTATPAKTECLIADSAKNGFNGCTKASHSASGTIDLTFSEAKQGVVIALVPNPRYYSKLKITCSEMSDKVMAFTKTAKIAKATDTPVTESKETQLFVVSNAAGDKFKCSWESSE from the exons ATGGCATTTTCCACTTCCGCATCGATTGCGTTGTTTTTG GTGGCAACGATTTGCTGTTCCATCGTGAACGCAGCCAAATTGAGACCGGCTCTTCCTTCGTCCGTTGTCGATCGTCAATCCAAACAAATTTACGTGGCTCCTCATCAATTCTACAACTACTACCAGCCCTACCAGTATCAAATGTTGCTCCCAACAGCAGCGGGCGAAACCGACTCAAAATCGACACCAG GCGATTCCGAATTGGGTGCATTAGAAGGAAGGCAAAATCTACCTTTAACTGCTACCCCTGCTAAAACAG AGTGTCTTATTGCCGATTCCgcgaaaaatggttttaatggTTGCACAAAGGCATCGCACTCGGCTTCAGGAACCATCGATCTGACCTTTAGTGAAGCCAAACAAGGAGTCGTCATTGCACTCGTGCCAAATCCTAGATACTATTCCAAATTAAAGATTACGTGTTCGGAAATGAGCGATAAAGTTATGGCCTTTACG aaaactgctaaaatcGCAAAGGCAACGGATACGCCCGTGACCGAGTCGAAAGAAACACAACTGTTTGTTGTTAGTAATGCGGCTGGTGACAAATTCAAATGCAGTTGGGAATCCTCAGAATAA
- the LOC124350022 gene encoding uncharacterized protein LOC124350022 isoform X1, translating to MACSTSASLPFLVAILCCLCSMTATGQDWPSLPAAPQSRQMYVATPQFYNYYNPYASMMPVVYSYQASGFPIFHPAAATGESVVEVAERGFRVSVNILPAPTECISDAAATEGLVPCLKTTASNHGSLLIKMPTAKQIAVFGIVLRFSDYRITLRCSEMTGVAAFTKTGPINAPSDTPRTETGAMQLVVTSTADNGLMKCTW from the exons ATGGCATGTTCCACTTCTGCATCCTTGCCGTTTTTG GTAGCGATACTTTGCTGTCTCTGCAGCATGACAGCTACCGGACAAGACTGGCCTTCTCTCCCTGCCGCACCTCAGTCCAGACAAATGTACGTGGCTACTCCTCAATTCTACAACTACTACAATCCCTACGCCAGCATGATGCCGGTGGTTTACTCCTATCAAGCTTCtggttttccaatttttcatccagcagcag CCACAGGTGAATCAGTTGTTGAGGTGGCTGAACGTGGTTTTAGAGTATCTGTGAACATACTTCCAGCACCCACAG AGTGCATTTCTGACGCCGCTGCAACCGAAGGATTGGTCCCTTGTTTGAAAACCACAGCATCGAATCATGGATCTCTTCTTATTAAAATGCCCACAGCCAAACAAATCGCAGTTTTTGGAATCGTGCTGCGTTTTTCAGATTACAGAATTACGCTCAGGTGTTCAGAGATGACTGGTGTGGCAGCCTTTACG AAAACTGGTCCAATTAATGCACCTTCCGACACGCCTAGAACCGAGACAGGAGCTATGCAACTTGTGGTGACTAGTACGGCAGACAACGGATTAATGAAATGCACTTGGTAA
- the LOC124350022 gene encoding uncharacterized protein LOC124350022 isoform X2, protein MACSTSASLPFLVAILCCLCSMTATGQDWPSLPAAPQSRQMYVATPQFYNYYNPYASMMPVVYSYQASGFPIFHPAAGESVVEVAERGFRVSVNILPAPTECISDAAATEGLVPCLKTTASNHGSLLIKMPTAKQIAVFGIVLRFSDYRITLRCSEMTGVAAFTKTGPINAPSDTPRTETGAMQLVVTSTADNGLMKCTW, encoded by the exons ATGGCATGTTCCACTTCTGCATCCTTGCCGTTTTTG GTAGCGATACTTTGCTGTCTCTGCAGCATGACAGCTACCGGACAAGACTGGCCTTCTCTCCCTGCCGCACCTCAGTCCAGACAAATGTACGTGGCTACTCCTCAATTCTACAACTACTACAATCCCTACGCCAGCATGATGCCGGTGGTTTACTCCTATCAAGCTTCtggttttccaatttttcatccagcagcag GTGAATCAGTTGTTGAGGTGGCTGAACGTGGTTTTAGAGTATCTGTGAACATACTTCCAGCACCCACAG AGTGCATTTCTGACGCCGCTGCAACCGAAGGATTGGTCCCTTGTTTGAAAACCACAGCATCGAATCATGGATCTCTTCTTATTAAAATGCCCACAGCCAAACAAATCGCAGTTTTTGGAATCGTGCTGCGTTTTTCAGATTACAGAATTACGCTCAGGTGTTCAGAGATGACTGGTGTGGCAGCCTTTACG AAAACTGGTCCAATTAATGCACCTTCCGACACGCCTAGAACCGAGACAGGAGCTATGCAACTTGTGGTGACTAGTACGGCAGACAACGGATTAATGAAATGCACTTGGTAA
- the LOC124350012 gene encoding uncharacterized protein LOC124350012 has product MAFSNSASIALLLVATICCSIVNAGQVVPLPSAVDRQSKQIYLAPSQFYNYYDPGFQYQMLIPTEIDNSKLTSAGDDSEPEALLQGRQNLPITATPAAAECLIADSGKNGLGGCTKGSQAASGNIDLKFTAAKQGVVIALVPNPRRYSKVKITCSEITDKVMAFTKTAKIAATKDTPVTELKQTQILVVSAADKDVFKCSWESS; this is encoded by the exons ATGGCGTTTTCCAATTCCGCATCGATTGCACTGTTATTG GTGGCAACAATTTGCTGTTCCATCGTGAACGCAGGTCAGGTCGTTCCTCTTCCTTCCGCTGTCGATCGCCAATCCAAGCAAATTTACTTGGCTCCTTCCCAATTCTACAACTACTACGATCCAGGCTTCCAGTATCAGATGTTGATCCCAACAGAAATCGACAACTCAAAATTGACCTCTGCAG GCGATGATTCCGAACCGGAAGCGTTGCTGCAAGGAAGACAAAATCTGCCCATAACTGCCACCCCAGCTGCAGCAG AGTGTCTTATAGCCGATTCCGGTAAAAACGGCTTGGGCGGTTGCACAAAGGGATCGCAAGCGGCTTCAGGAAACATCGATCTGAAATTCACTGCCGCTAAACAGGGAGTCGTCATTGCACTCGTGCCAAACCCCAGAAGATATTCCAAAGTCAAGATCACTTGTTCGGAAATCACCGATAAAGTTATGGCCTTTACG aaaactgctaaaattgCGGCGACGAAGGATACGCCCGTGACCGAGTTGAAACAGACGCAAATTCTAGTTGTCAGTGCTGCCGATAAGGACGTTTTTAAGTGCAGTTGGGAATCCTCTTAA
- the LOC124350017 gene encoding uncharacterized protein LOC124350017 isoform X2: MAFSTSGSISLFLVAMVGCLCSMTAAGQDVLSPSAERQSRQMFVANPQFYNYYNPYVMMPVVYPHQASAFPIYPASAVTEGESDAEPIERGSRDTVNILPAASECLSTNAATEGMAPCLKTSGAGRGSLTIKLPKKDQVAIFGVVRSSNSRITLRCSEMTSVAAFTKTGQINAPSDTPRTETGVLQLVVTSTADNGLMKCTW, from the exons ATGGCGTTTTCCACTTCCGGAtcgatttctttgtttttg GTGGCAATGGTTGGCTGTCTCTGCAGCATGACAGCTGCCGGACAAGACGTGCTTTCTCCCTCTGCCGAACGTCAGTCCAGACAAATGTTCGTGGCTAATCCTCAATTCTACAACTACTACAATCCTTACGTCATGATGCCGGTGGTTTACCCCCATCAAGCTTCTGCTTTCCCGATTTACCCAGCAT CAGCCGTCACAGAAGGCGAATCCGATGCTGAGCCGATCGAACGCGGTTCTAGAGACACTGTGAACATTCTCCCAGCAGCCTCAG AGTGCCTTTCTACTAATGCTGCAACCGAAGGAATGGCGCCCTGTTTGAAAACCTCGGGAGCGGGCCGTGGGTCTCTTACCATCAAACTGCCAAAAAAAGACCAAGTCGCAATTTTTGGCGTCGTGCGTTCATCCAATTCCAGAATCACGCTCAGATGTTCAGAGATGACTAGTGTTGCAGCCTTTACG AAAACCGGTCAAATCAATGCGCCTTCCGACACGCCTAGAACCGAGACAGGAGTTCTGCAACTTGTGGTGACCAGTACGGCAGACAACGGATTAATGAAATGCACTTGGTAA
- the LOC124350017 gene encoding uncharacterized protein LOC124350017 isoform X1, translating to MAFSTSGSISLFLVAMVGCLCSMTAAGQDVLSPSAERQSRQMFVANPQFYNYYNPYVMMPVVYPHQASAFPIYPASAAVTEGESDAEPIERGSRDTVNILPAASECLSTNAATEGMAPCLKTSGAGRGSLTIKLPKKDQVAIFGVVRSSNSRITLRCSEMTSVAAFTKTGQINAPSDTPRTETGVLQLVVTSTADNGLMKCTW from the exons ATGGCGTTTTCCACTTCCGGAtcgatttctttgtttttg GTGGCAATGGTTGGCTGTCTCTGCAGCATGACAGCTGCCGGACAAGACGTGCTTTCTCCCTCTGCCGAACGTCAGTCCAGACAAATGTTCGTGGCTAATCCTCAATTCTACAACTACTACAATCCTTACGTCATGATGCCGGTGGTTTACCCCCATCAAGCTTCTGCTTTCCCGATTTACCCAGCATCAGCAG CCGTCACAGAAGGCGAATCCGATGCTGAGCCGATCGAACGCGGTTCTAGAGACACTGTGAACATTCTCCCAGCAGCCTCAG AGTGCCTTTCTACTAATGCTGCAACCGAAGGAATGGCGCCCTGTTTGAAAACCTCGGGAGCGGGCCGTGGGTCTCTTACCATCAAACTGCCAAAAAAAGACCAAGTCGCAATTTTTGGCGTCGTGCGTTCATCCAATTCCAGAATCACGCTCAGATGTTCAGAGATGACTAGTGTTGCAGCCTTTACG AAAACCGGTCAAATCAATGCGCCTTCCGACACGCCTAGAACCGAGACAGGAGTTCTGCAACTTGTGGTGACCAGTACGGCAGACAACGGATTAATGAAATGCACTTGGTAA
- the LOC124350020 gene encoding uncharacterized protein LOC124350020, translating to MAISTSISFYLVATVCCLIVNAAGANLWPLPSAANRQFNNPSMYMLVPPYFNYYQPYGGQFVAPTAQGEIDPKISLDDLVLTGRQNSETIRITPVDTECIKTDVRTNGYAGCTKGSRAPSGTIIARFGVADQVGIVALVPDAKRFSKLKITCADVTTANVHTTTSTISAPADTPVTETKQTQVVIVSTAGAASVTCSWEASA from the exons ATGGCAATTTCGACTTCAATTTCCTTCTATTTG GTGGCGACGGTTTGCTGTCTCATTGTGAATGCAGCCGGAGCCAATCTCTGGCCACTTCCTTCCGCTGCCAATCGCCAATTCAATAACCCATCAATGTACATGTTGGTTCCACCGTACTTTAATTATTACCAACCCTACGGAGGTCAGTTTGTGGCGCCAACAGCTCAAGGTGAAATCGATCCAAAGATTTCGCTAGACGATCTGGTATTGACCGGAAGACAAAATTCGGAAACCATTAGAATAACCCCAGTAGATACAG AATGCATTAAAACGGATGTAAGAACCAATGGCTACGCCGGTTGCACCAAGGGATCGCGAGCCCCATCAGGAACTATTATTGCGAGATTCGGAGTAGCCGACCAAGTCGGTATCGTAGCACTTGTGCCGGATGCCAAACGATTTTCCAAATTGAAGATAACATGCGCCGATGTCACAACTGCCAACGTTCACACG ACTACATCCACAATAAGCGCTCCGGCAGATACGCCAGTTACCGAGACTAAACAAACGCAAGTTGTTATTGTTAGCACGGCGGGGGCGGCCTCTGTGACGTGCAGTTGGGAAGCTTCAGCATAA
- the LOC124350004 gene encoding uncharacterized protein LOC124350004, whose amino-acid sequence MAFPTSLFLVATVCCLTIVNAAGETLRPLPSDANRQQFNQMFMVAPTHLGYNQYHPYGDQVMMQPSAGGFYPYYPLAAGWRYPSVDQGEFTKLELSDRAARDAIIIVPANAECLSATIEADGIGPCVKTSGAKRGSISIKLPANGQTAVVAIVRSSTSRITLRCSEMNVVSAFTQTGRIADKSVVRTETGVMQLVVTSTGANGVMKCTW is encoded by the exons ATGGCATTTCCCACTTCCTTATTCTTG GTGGCGACAGTTTGCTGTCTCACCATCGTGAACGCAGCCGGAGAGACTCTCAGACCACTTCCTTCCGACGCCAATCGCCAGCAATTCAACCAAATGTTCATGGTGGCTCCAACTCATTTGGGCTACAACCAATACCATCCATATGGAGACCAAGTGATGATGCAACCATCCGCTGGAGGTTTTTATCCATACTATCCACTTGCTGCTGGTTGGCGTTATCCATCGGTGGATCAAG GTGAATTTACCAAATTGGAATTGAGCGATCGAGCTGCCAGAGATGCTATTATAATCGTTCcagcaaacgcag aATGCCTTTCCGCTACTATTGAGGCTGATGGCATTGGTCCCTGCGTGAAAACCTCGGGAGCTAAGCGCGGGTCGATTTCGATCAAGTTGCCCGCAAACGGTCAGACCGCAGTTGTTGCCATCGTGCGGTCATCAACTTCGCGAATCACGCTCAGATGTTCAGAGATGAATGTCGTGTCAGCCTTTACC CAAACTGGCAGAATCGCCGATAAATCCGTAGTACGGACAGAGACCGGCGTCATGCAACTGGTGGTGACTAGCACTGGGGCCAACGGCGTTATGAAATGCACCTGGTAA
- the LOC124350111 gene encoding myoglobin-like isoform X1 produces the protein MDVLKSVNVAAVQSTWAIVKADLNTHAPKFYVALLTAHPEYQPMFPTIANVPAGEMLNNAALKTLSVNVLSKLSELIDGMSNPDGLNAQLVELANQHKNRGTTRTHFDNLAKVLLDFLAANLGAAFTPDAKQAWTATMQGINTVVEANA, from the exons ATGGACGTTCTCAAGTCAGTCAATGTTGCTGCCGTTCAAAGCACCTGGGCCATCGTCAAGGCGGACCTCAACACTCACGCACCCAAATTCTACGTAGC ACTGTTGACTGCTCATCCGGAATACCAGCCCATGTTCCCGACCATTGCCAATGTTCCAGCCGGCGAGATGTTGAACAACGCTGCCCTCAAA ACCCTGTCTGTCAATGTCCTGAGTAAATTGTCGGAACTCATCGACGGTATGAGCAATCCGGATGGTCTGAACGCTCAATTGGTTGAATTGGCCAACCAGCACAAGAATCGCGGTACTACTCGCACCCATTTTGAC AACTTGGCCAAAGTGTTGTTGGATTTCTTGGCTGCCAATCTTGGTGCCGCTTTTACTCCGGATGCTAAACAAGCCTGGACGGCCACCATGCAAGGCATCAACACCGTCGTCGAGGCTAATGCTTGA
- the LOC124350111 gene encoding myoglobin-like isoform X2, with protein sequence MDVLKSVNVAAVQSTWAIVKADLNTHAPKFYVALLTAHPEYQPMFPTIANVPAGEMLNNAALKTLSVNVLSKLSELIDGMSNPDGLNAQLVELANQHKNRGTTRTHFDNLAKVLLDFLAANLGAAFTPDAKQAWTATMQGINTVVEANA encoded by the exons ATGGACGTTCTCAAGTCAGTCAATGTTGCTGCCGTTCAAAGCACCTGGGCCATCGTCAAGGCGGACCTCAACACTCACGCACCCAAATTCTACGTAGC ACTGTTGACTGCTCATCCGGAATACCAGCCCATGTTCCCGACCATTGCCAATGTTCCAGCCGGCGAGATGTTGAACAACGCTGCCCTCAAA ACCCTGTCTGTCAATGTCCTGAGTAAATTGTCGGAACTCATCGACGGTATGAGCAATCCGGATGGTCTGAACGCTCAATTGGTTGAATTGGCCAACCAGCACAAGAATCGCGGTACTACTCGCACCCATTTTGAC AACTTGGCCAAAGTGTTGTTGGATTTCTTGGCTGCCAATCTTGGTGCCGCTTTTACTCCGGATGCTAAACAAGCCTGGACGGCCACCATGCAAGGCATCAACACCGTCGTCGAG GCTAATGCTTGA